The DNA window GAGGGAGCGGTCCGGGTTCGGCTGCACCGAGCGCGGCTTGCTCTGCGTAATCTGCTCGACCGCTATTTCCGTTAGACCAGTAACTTCCTTTAGACCTCTGCTTCCGACGCGTCCACATGACACTTCTCGACAAACTGCGCAACCTGTTCGCTCCGTCGCTCTCCTGCGAACAGGCGAATGCATTTATCGCGGATTATATGGAAGGCCGGCTCGACCCTTCGTTGCGGACGCGCTTCGAAGCCCATCTCCACATGTGCCCCAGTTGCGCGCCGTTCCTCGAACAGTACCGCAAAACCGTGGAACTGGTCCACGAAGACGGCCAGATCGACGTCCCCCCCGGGCTCATCGAACACACCATCAGCTTCCTTCACGAACACCGTGATCAATATAGCGCCAAGGGCACCGCCTCCTAACCGTTGCGACTCCCGTGCCCCTCGCGCTATATTGATCACGGTGTGAACGGG is part of the Rhodothermales bacterium genome and encodes:
- a CDS encoding zf-HC2 domain-containing protein, which codes for MTLLDKLRNLFAPSLSCEQANAFIADYMEGRLDPSLRTRFEAHLHMCPSCAPFLEQYRKTVELVHEDGQIDVPPGLIEHTISFLHEHRDQYSAKGTAS